The following are encoded together in the Peromyscus leucopus breed LL Stock chromosome 1, UCI_PerLeu_2.1, whole genome shotgun sequence genome:
- the LOC114688833 gene encoding vomeronasal type-1 receptor 4-like, producing MEASDMVIRVIFLSQSMVGVLGNSFLVYRYLLLCFTGIRLKFTDWILQHLIVANFLTLLCKGVPQTMAAFGLKDFLNDFECKLIFYLHRVGRGVTLSSTCFLSVFQAVTISPSGSRWSRLKVKSPSYIAAGVYMSWILALIVNINFPMYITARLNHRNMTSLKEFEYCSSVRHDKAFDTFFAVLLTSPDVFFVGLMLWSSSFMIFILCRHKQKMKHIHRSNFSLRSFPETRATKTILLLVSTFVCFYTLSCLVQINMSLLHTPGSFLVNMASVLTACFPTVSPFLLINR from the coding sequence ATGGAAGCCAGTGACATGGTCATAAGAGTGATCTTTTTGTCACAGTCTATGGTTGGAGTCCTGGGAAACTCCTTCCTAGTCTACAGATACCTGCTGCTTTGCTTCACTGGGATCAGGTTAAAGTTCACAGACTGGATCCTGCAACACTTGATTGTAGCCAACTTCTTAACTCTCCTGTGTAAAGGAGTACCGCAGACAATGGCAGCTTTTGGGTTGAAAGACTTCCTTAATGATTTTGAGTGCAAACTGATCTTCTATCTTCACAGAGTAGGGAGGGGTGTGACCCTAAGCAGTACCTGCTTCTTGAGTGTCTTCCAGGCTGTTACCATCAGTCCATCGGGCTCCAGGTGGTCACGGCTTAAAGTCAAGTCTCCCAGTTACATTGCTGCTGGTGTGTACATGAGTTGGATCCTGGCCCTCATAGTTAACATTAATTTTCCTATGTACATTACTGCAAGATTGAACCATAGGAATATGACAAGTCTTAAAGAGTTTGAGTACTGTTCTTCTGTTCGTCATGACAAAGCCTTTGACACTTTCTTTGCAGTATTACTCACAAGTCCTGATGTGTTTTTTGTGGGACTAATGCTTTGGTCCAGCAGCTTCATGATTTTCATCCTTTGCAGACACAAGCAGAAAATGAAGCACATTCATAGGAGCAACTTCTCCCTCAGGTCCTTCCCAGAGACCAGAGCCACAAAGACTATTCTGCTCTTGGTGAGCACCTTCGTCTGCTTTTACACCCTTTCTTGCCTTGTACAAATTAATATGTctcttctgcatactccaggctCTTTCCTAGTGAACATGGCTTCAGTGCTCACTGCATGTTTCCCAACTGTGAGTCCCTTTCTGCTGATCAATCGTTAA